In the genome of Ostrinia nubilalis chromosome 30, ilOstNubi1.1, whole genome shotgun sequence, one region contains:
- the LOC135085943 gene encoding probable serine/threonine-protein kinase kinX, with amino-acid sequence MYDIEVEIGRVSKEDLGLVTSNIDYELQNYHSNPQTAKNVYEPQAAEDFYEQTIADQYYEKQLREITFSDQVYDEQHMPDQNFDEKQHIAGPRYEDCEQQHYEQAIVDQNYEQEYNEQVIADHYEQERNEQIIADRNYVQDHIDQASAAQYEKEYGEQPVAGQNYEHEYDEQVIADQNYEQEPNKKLIAENYEQPIDGQYFEQEHAEQTIADQNSEQGHIEQASVDQYEQEYDEQPITEQNYELEYVEEPKTDENYEQQPIVNQYYEQKHNEPPIANQNYEQEYYDVQPIVDQNYKQVYDKPPKADSYEEAHNDQHVGDRNEQEYYEQPIDDDNYEQEYIEQPIADHYERECDEQPFTDENFEQQSIPDQHYEQPVADYYAKAYDKQHIADYNEQEYDKLPIVDENYEQEYIEQAIADDYELDNDEQSIANENYEQPIPDQYFEQPVADYYEEIQDEQPIADQNDKQPMSDRNYEQQHIEQASADQYEQEYNKNFEQQPNEKLIADPNYEQHIVEQNYEQEYVKQPITEENYEQQPIADQYYEQQHIADQNYEQVYEEQSIADESYEQQPIADQYYDQQHSEQPVAGQNYVQEYDEEPIVDQDYDQQYNKQPIADHYQLEYNEQPIADENYEQQTIPDQYHAQPVAEYYEEANHEHPIADQNDEEPMSDRNYDQQHVDQATNDQYEQEYDGKIVSGQDYEPQHIVDQNYEQEHVKQPIAGENYKQVYDEQPSPEQYYEQQPNEQRIDDQDYEQHIVGQNYEQKYVEQPVTDENYDEQPTADQFYDQQHSEQPVADQNDVEECDGQSFADHYEEAHIDQPVDECYVQEYDEQSTADENYDQRTIPDQYNEQPIAEYYEEAHDEQSMVDQNDEKPITDRNYEQQHVDQGTADQYEQEYDEKPVSDQDYEPQYIVDQNYEQEHVKQPIAGENYKQVYDEQPSPEQYYEQQPNEQFIDDQDYEQHIVGQNYEQKYVEQPVTDENYDEQPTADQFYDQQHSEQPVADHYEEAHNDQPVGDRYEQEYDEQPTDDENYDQRTIPDQYNEQPIAEYYEEAHNVQLIADQNNEQPVADQNYEQVNDEQTLPDQYYDQQSNEQPISEQNYEQPIANQYEESHHKQPNTGKKYEKQPIADQNYKKQHIADQNYKEQHIADQNYKEQHIADQNYKEQPIAEQNYEELPLAEQNYKKQHIADQNYKEQHIADQNYKEQPIAEQNYEEQPIAEENNNEQPFSVQLHNVQSDADQNMEQQHMEQTIADQNNEPQPAANNTVLTTANKDFVNFSLEESQFILLTVPSTNDSILM; translated from the coding sequence ATGTATGACATAGAAGTTGAAATAGGCAGAGTTTCTAAAGAAGATTTGGGACTTGTGACTTCTAATATTGATTATGAGTTACAGAACTATCATAGTAATCCACAGACAGCTAAAAATGTTTATGAGCCACAAGCAGCTGAGGATTTTTATGAACAAACTATTGCTGACCAATATTATGAAAAACAACTTAGAGAAATAACTTTTTCTGACCAAGTGTATGATGAACAACATATGCCTGACCAAAATTTTGATGAGAAACAACATATTGCTGGCCCAAGGTATGAGGATTGCGAGCAACAACATTATGAACAAGCTATTGTTGACCAAAATTATGAACAAGAATATAATGAACAAGTTATAGCTGACCATTACGAGCAAGAACGTAATGAACAAATTATAGCTGACCGAAATTACGTGCAAGATCATATTGACCAAGCTAGTGCTGCTCAATATGAAAAAGAATATGGTGAACAACCTGTTGCTGGCCAAAATTATGAACATGAATATGATGAACAAGTTATAGCTGACCAAAATTATGAGCAAGAAccaaataaaaaacttattgcTGAAAATTATGAGCAACCAATTGATGGCCAATATTTTGAGCAAGAACATGCTGAACAAACTATTGCTGACCAAAATTCCGAGCAAGGACATATTGAACAAGCTAGTGTTGATCAATATGAGCAAGAATATGATGAACAACCTATTACTGAACAAAATTATGAACTAGAATATGTGGAAGAACCCAAAACTGACGAAAATTATGAGCAACAACCTATTGTAAACCAATATTATGAGCAAAAACACAATGAACCACCTATTGCTAACCAAAATTATGAACAAGAATATTATGATGTCCAACCTATTGTTGATCAAAACTATAAGCAAGTGTATGATAAACCACCAAAAGCTGACAGTTATGAAGAAGCACATAATGACCAACATGTTGGTGACCGTAATGAGCAAGAATATTATGAACAACCTATagatgatgataattatgagCAAGAATATATTGAACAACCAATTGCTGACCATTATGAGCGAGAATGTGATGAACAACCTTTTACTGACGAAAATTTTGAACAACAATCTATTCCTGATCAACATTATGAACAACCTGTTGCTGACTATTATGCAAAAGCATATGATAAACAACATATTGCTGACTATAATGAGCAAGAATATGATAAACTACCTATAGTTGATGAAAATTATGAGCAAGAATATATTGAACAAGCAATAGCTGACGATTATGAGCTAGATAATGATGAACAATCTATTGCTAACGAAAATTATGAACAACCAATCCCTGACCAATATTTTGAACAACCGGTTGCTGACTATTATGAAGAAATACAAGATGAACAGCCTATAGCTGACCAAAATGATAAACAACCTATGTCTGATCGAAATTACGAGCAACAACATATTGAACAAGCTAGTGCTGATCAATATGAAcaagaatataataaaaattttgagCAACAACCAAATGAAAAACTTATTGCTGACCCAAATTACGAGCAGCATATTGTTGAACAAAATTATGAACAAGAATATGTTAAACAACCTATAACTGAAGAAAATTATGAGCAACAGCCTATTGCAGACCAATATTATGAACAACAACATATTGCTGATCAAAACTATGAGCAAGTATACGAAGAACAATCTATAGCTGATGAAAGTTATGAGCAACAGCCTATTGCGGATCAATATTATGATCAACAACATAGTGAACAACCTGTAGCTGGCCAAAATTATGTACAAGAATATGATGAAGAACCTATAGTCGACCAAGATTATGATCAACAGTATAATAAACAACCTATTGCTGACCATTATCAGCTAGAATATAATGAACAACCCATTGCTGACGAAAATTATGAACAACAAACTATTCCTGATCAATATCATGCACAACCTGTTGCTGAATATTATGAGGAAGCAAATCATGAACATCCTATAGCTGACCAAAATGATGAAGAACCTATGTCTGACCGAAATTACGATCAACAACATGTTGACCAAGCTACTAATGATCAATATGAACAAGAATATGATGGGAAAATTGTTTCTGGCCAAGATTATGAGCCACAACATATTGTTGACCAAAATTATGAGCAAGAACATGTTAAACAACCTATTGCTGGCGAAAATTATAAGCAAGTTTATGATGAACAACCTTCGCCTGAACAATATTATGAGCAACAACCAAATGAACAACGTATTGATGACCAAGATTATGAGCAACATATTGTTGGCCAAAATTATGAACAAAAATATGTTGAGCAACCTGTAACTGATGAAAATTATGATGAACAGCCTACTGCGGACCAATTTTATGATCAACAACATAGTGAACAACCTGTAGCTGACCAAAATGATGTAGAAGAATGTGATGGACAATCTTTTGCTGACCATTATGAAGAAGCACATATTGACCAACCTGTTGATGAATGTTATGTGCAAGAATATGATGAACAATCTACTGCTGACGAAAATTATGACCAACGAACTATTCCTGATCAATATAATGAACAACCAATTGCTGAATATTATGAGGAAGCACATGATGAACAGTCTATGGTTGACCAAAATGATGAAAAACCTATAACTGACCGAAATTACGAGCAACAACATGTTGACCAAGGTACTGCTGATCAATATGAACAAGAATATGATGAGAAACCTGTTTCTGACCAAGATTATGAGCCACAATATATTGTTGACCAAAATTATGAGCAAGAACATGTTAAACAACCTATTGCTGGCGAAAATTATAAGCAAGTTTATGATGAACAACCTTCGCCTGAACAATATTATGAGCAACAACCAAATGAACAATTTATTGATGATCAAGATTATGAGCAACATATTGTTGGCCAAAATTATGAACAAAAATATGTTGAGCAACCTGTAACTGACGAAAATTATGATGAACAGCCTACTGCGGACCAATTTTATGATCAACAACATAGTGAACAACCTGTAGCTGACCATTATGAAGAAGCACATAATGACCAACCTGTTGGTGACCGTTATGAGCAAGAATATGATGAACAACCTACTGATGACGAAAATTATGACCAACGAACTATTCCTGATCAATATAATGAACAACCAATTGCTGAATATTATGAGGAAGCACATAATGTACAACTTATAGCTGACCAAAATAATGAACAACCTGTTGCTGATCAAAATTATGAGCAAGTAAATGATGAACAAACTTTGCCTGACCAATATTATGACCAACAATCCAATGAACAGCCTATTTCTGAGCAAAATTATGAGCAACCTATAGCTAATCAATATGAGGAATCACATCATAAACAGCCTAATACTGGCAAAAAATATGAGAAACAACCTATTGCTGACCAAAATTATAAGAAACAACATATTGCTGACCAAAATTATAAGGAACAACATATTGCTGACCAAAATTATAAGGAACAACATATTGCTGACCAAAATTATAAGGAACAACCTATTGCTGAACAAAATTATGAGGAACTACCTCTTGCTGAACAAAATTACAAGAAACAACATATTGCTGACCAAAATTATAAGGAACAACATATTGCTGACCAAAATTATAAAGAACAACCTATTGCTGAACAAAATTATGAGGAACAACCTATTgctgaagaaaataataatgaacaGCCTTTTTCTGTCCAACTACATAATGTGCAATCTGATGCCGACCAAAATATGGAACAACAACATATGGAACAAACTATAGCTGACCAAAATAATGAGCCACAGCCAGCTGCAAACAACACTGTGCTGACAACTGCTAACAAAGATTTTGTGAACTTCTCACTTGAAGAAAGCCAATTCATTCTTTTGACTGTACCATCAACTAATGACTCAATTTTGATGTAA